The segment taattaaaacaattaatgtcaaatcattatttctttcaggtttaaaggctgatttttgctcctgagtgaaatttaaagaaaccagatggttatttgtggttttaaaatagtcttcatggtcagaacatgacaaacaacaaatctgatgtagaacattcaaaacaattaagaaaaatattttgtcacTCCGTTTTCCTCAAcgaaataaatatcttaatagaaaaattaagtgctgattcgttcatgattcaaagaaataaatcaaacgTTTATTGAacacttgttatattgttattgaggaaaattatattgcagtAATTATAAttgttgcccagccctactgtaAACTATGTCTGTCACATCTCCAGATCTTATATTATTTCTGTGCAGTGACTTGTGCAAACTAAATTGTTTAATGTAGGGGAAAGTAATGTTACCAGACAGAGATTTGTCAGCTGTTGTCATACCTAtcattagagctgaaacaaataattgACTAGTCAACCAACATAAAATTAACTTTGATTTGCTGCATTTCTCTGTTTAGTGCCTTTGTAAAGTGACTGTCTTAATGTTTTGGGctgttgattggacaaaacaatcaatcTGAAGACACCACGGtgagctctgggaaattgtgattggCATGACAAATTAAAGtctgaacaattaatcgatttaaatgaaaataatttttagttGCAGGCCTTCCTCTCAATTTTTTCCTTTGAAATGTCCGACAAACATACTTTGACTGCTCTCTGACATAAAGATTGGCACTGTAACTGTTGCTGTCTTAAAACTTTGTCTAGTCATCAAATTGCACCTTCCTCTGTTAGATCATCTCTGGGCTCTGCTCCATTTTTGCTTCCATCCGTCATGTCACTGGAATCTGTAAGGCTTTTATTGTAACTCCTGGATCTCACGTCAGTCTCAGGAAGTCTTACCTTGGCTGTCCCCAGTTGATTGATTCAACCCAGTGGAACAACAGAAGCTCATTCACAGTGAAGAGGACAAGTGGTTAGACATTACAAACGTGGTTATCCATCTGTTCGCTTTAACAGTTTAATGTTAAGGATTCAAATAGACGTTACTTGCAGACCTACTTTGGGTACTGAACGGAAACCCATGCCACAGTGCTTCCCCACATTTAAAGATGCTAACTGTTCGTTTGGTTAGtaggtatgtatgtatgcaagCAGCTTAGCTGCCACCTGCATTATCTTTGTATTCTAAACAAAGATTTCCAGTAGCACAAGATTGACCTCCAAGTGCTAAAGACATTGCACTAAGCTATGTGTTATGTCTATACATGCAGTCTATTATGTTTGCTAAATCTATATTTTTGCTGAAATAGCATTACTCCTTGTCTTTACAGCTATAGTTTTTTGCTTGTTTAAACATGGTACAGTTGTCCACATTTTGAACTTTTTTGCAGCTGCTTTCACTTCCTCATCTTTAGTGAGGTTTTAGTCTAACTGTATGTGGTAGGTGCATCAAGTTTTACCATGCAGAAAATACAATTTCACTCTGGTTGTTGATTTTACTGAATTTGAAGATGTATTCCACGCAGGAAAGGTGGGGAGCTTTGTGAAATTTATCAGGAAGTGTGGTAATTTATAAATCAGTCTAGTTACATAGACATAAACATAcgaaaaaagtatttatttgccAGCACTCTATTATCTATTTACATTGTAGTGAAACATAATAGGGCACATCTTATGAATAATTTCATTATGTTAAATTTATCTTCACTGTCTCAATCGGTTAAAGGTTGGAATGAACTTCTGCTCATTTGCATAGTATGCAAAGAACCAGTTAGTCTCAATCTTAGTTAGGCTGATTCTGTGATTTGTGAGGAAGTATCCCATCGTTCAGACTCAAGGTGACATCTGGTGTGTGTACCCAAATCTCCATCAAACTTGCTTTATTGTTCAAAGCTATTATTTGAAGAGGCTCTCTACACAATAGCTTTGTATGGTCCCAACTTTGTGACAAACTTCGGGCCGTCCATGTAGCTGAGTGAATTGgttggttattattattattatattgtagtTATAAGTGAAATAATTTGCATGGCTGTACTTTGCCCAAAAAACAAGATTACCCACTTGCAAATTTAAAGTCCTTTTACCACCCTGGATAGTTGAAACAACAACTATACAACTGCATTTTGATATAGTTGAGAATGTGTACCTCCAAGCTCACAAAggtcacaaaaaaaaacttttaggACAATACCTGAAAGTCAGTGTTAGAGTCATTGCCCTAAAAGCTCTTATCAGCAGGTGACGAAATGCCTTAATCGTCTGCATAGCTTcatgtattttttgtgtgatgCTAGGCTTTCCTGTAGAACTGGAGATGATTCTGAAAAGCCATACTTTCAAACATGTTTAGTTACAGAAAAGTGTAGGTAGAATGTGGACTTGAAATCTTTCTGTCATGCTCTTGTTTCACTTGATTACCCATTTGGCCATAACTAATAACACCAATCAGTCTGAGTTCCTCATCTGTCTTCTGTATTGTCACAGGATCTCAAACATGGCAATGTAATTAATTTCTGGCTTTGAAAAGAGCCATTTAGTGCTGTTGATGCTTAAAGCTGCGCATTATGTTGCAAAAGGTTTATCGAAAAGCAAGCAGCACTTTGATCCCTCGTGTTGTGCAATCTTGTGTCCTTTACCTTTTTCCTATCCTTTTGCTTACTATAGGTCATTTTACTGTTGTCTTGTCACTTTAGTGTATCAACAACAAGATGGCAAttagagagagtgtgtgtgtgtgtgtgtgtgtgtgtgtgtgtgtgtgtgtgtgtgtgtgtgagagacagtaTGTATGCCATCTCCAACCCTGCTGCCGGATTCATCCTGATTGTACAAGCTTTCTTAAGGCCACCCACTAACTCATCTGTAGCTGTGAGAGTACACTGTTCACAGCACCACAATGTCTCAGTTATGCTGGATGCGTGAAGCTACACAATTTGGTACAGAAGGCTAATGCTGAGCACAAAAACGGCTGTTGTTTGAATTGCTCAATGCAGTGCCACATCAAAACATCTTTTAAACAGATTCTTTGGCTGAGTTTACATAAGAGTCATACATCAGTCAGCCACCAGCACTTAGCCCATATATTGATGTCACTGTTAGCTCTGTGAATTCTTTGTGTCTTTATTGCCTTTCAGAgcacaaagttattattgttggCCTGGACAATGCTGGCAAGACCACAATTCTTTACCAGTTGTAAGTATCCAAACATGACACTTTCAGTAAGCTTCCCTATATGTCCTCTCAGTTTTATTCTTCCAtataatgtgtaataaatggatgtggtcattttgtgaaCCTTCCACAacctaaagtgtttttttccccgTTTTGTGTGTTATAGTTCAATGAATGAGGTGGTACACACCTCTCCTACGATTGGGAGCAACGTGGAGGAGATTGTGGTCAACAACACCCATTTCCTGATGTGGGACATTGGGGGCCAGGAGTCCCTTAGGTCATCATGGAATACatactacacaaacacagaggtaACAGATGGTTATGTTGGCTAAATGataatcaaaaaataattgtGGTGCTTCCTTTGGCATCCAACTAAAATAGGTAGAACTGTTTGAACTAGAGCTAGACCAAGAAACTGGTCAGGCCAGTGTATTGGCTGATATTAGCTTATTGCAGACATATTGTATCGGTTTATGTGTTGGCCaataagtaataaaatataTCAGTATGGCAATGCCCAAGCAGGTTTGAggtcatttagaaacagtgtcaCCATTACAGAGAACAGTGAGAATTAAAATTTACAACTGGAAAATGTCCAGTTTAGTAGGGCAGCACTATAcggtaaaaaaaacagataagacATACAGATATTCACAATTATTGGAAATAATCATTTTTGCATCACAATTTTCATATTCACTTCATTCATTCTATTCATGATCATTCTTGGGGTGACATTTGTTGGGGTCtgtaccaaaaaaacaaacgttGTTTTCTTACATCTGGAGAACAAGATTTGTAGGCCGGGCATCTCTGCAACACTACAGTACTTCAGTGATGCTGTTTTGtcacacattttaccttcatcAGAAAAACTGCAGCTTCTGCCATTTGGGTATTGCACTTGGCTTTTAGTGGTGTAACTGCTTGTAGCTGATCTTAAATCTGTACGGATCCCCTCCCCGGTTTGGCAAtgcaaagtttaaccatcaAAGTGTGAAACAGTTTTGCAGCTGCTGTTACTTTCTAAAGTAATAAATACGTAAATCGCAATACAGAGTTGCAGATGGAtaaaaaagaaagcagaaaacacacatgattggGTTAGGGATAGGAGTGActgatattttgtttaattgtgCAGACCTATAGCTTAGTATGTACCTTGGATtttttgaatttatttgaaAGGGATATGTTAGGTATCTGATTGTAGATTGTGATGCTGGAATCATTATTGGATTTTTTAAATAGGAATTTTAAACCAACACTGTGTTAAAATTGCTACTGTAGGTACTGTCCGATCTTTCCACAGTAATTTATAAATCCTTGAGAATGTCCACAGAAAATGAATGATTTACACATTATAATGCAGTCCATTCCACTGAGGCAGTGTGTCTATGGTCTAGCAAAGTTGTATTCTTTTTATTAACTGtccattatttctctccatcttttctGAGTAGTTTGTCATCGTGGTAGTCGAcagcacagacagagaaaggatCTCAGTGACTAAGGAGGAACTATACAGAATGCTAGCACATGAAGTGAGTATCATGGAAATGAGTAATTTTTAAGTATTCGTATAAATGTACACGCTCACACTGGGCTCTCACATGTTCCTCTAAAAACAGATAGGCCCACGTGCAATCATAAAAAGTATTCATgagcagtgtgccagtaacttttaagacaacaacctaccgtaaGCCCCCTCCCTGACCCACcactaatcgttcaaaacatagtcagactccCCACCAGAGCACCGGGAGAAATACCGATGTTccggtcgctctgtgacagagacagagcgaTGTCGTCGGCAGTTGAAGCGGTAAGAAGAAGACTGGGTGAGgataaggaaggtttgggttGGGCTCGCTGGCCATTTAACGTTCGCTGTATCGGTGCCTTtagttgttcaacatgttcaacttttcataaagccgacatgcttttctgtcactgttcaccaactgaccaatcacagcctggatgaggcgggacaaaaatgtttttaacgtgctacagcaaactttacagtgctgaacaatatgattattgacaagttagtacttttGCATTAACAAAATAGACACctatgtagagcatttttctggCACAATgatcaaaaaaattaaaacaacccATAGAAATGAAAcggctgtaactggatttaatattcaactagtggtaaaatagtatagtatatactgtataatattatatgaaattataatgaatgtagtaattaatatattattgttataggTTACTAACAGTATACTTTTAACTGAACATAAtactatttatttaatgtataatATTTACTAATAAACTCATGTATACTAGTTGCTCTGCCAGGTAGTGGATAGagtctctgcagtggacagtGCTTCTAGCCAACTCCTTTGTAGAGCAACACACTccctttgttctgttttacgTTTGTTTTAccagttattgttataaatactgtttatcatttaactttgttcaagctgagaaatatacatttcaaaatgtcagtattttgtgaaTTTTCCAtgataatcaagcaagtagattcatagtaccatttgtttcATTATAATCGCAATATTATCcacaataattatatataaaatatatatatgtagtataTGATTCTCAAATATTATTTCACAATACACTATGCAAAACACAGTCACAGTTTGCATAGTAATG is part of the Micropterus dolomieu isolate WLL.071019.BEF.003 ecotype Adirondacks linkage group LG07, ASM2129224v1, whole genome shotgun sequence genome and harbors:
- the arl5a gene encoding ADP-ribosylation factor-like protein 5A, whose product is MGILFTKLWRLFNHQEHKVIIVGLDNAGKTTILYQFSMNEVVHTSPTIGSNVEEIVVNNTHFLMWDIGGQESLRSSWNTYYTNTEFVIVVVDSTDRERISVTKEELYRMLAHEDLRKAGLLIFANKQDVKGCMSVAEISQSLQLTSVKDHQWHIQACCALTGEGLCQGLEWMMSRLRVR